One Sandaracinaceae bacterium DNA segment encodes these proteins:
- a CDS encoding GAF domain-containing protein has protein sequence MPLSSLPPTHSRPPPSEAELELVDAIHEIGLLAQGSVDLDDVFAALCLRILKHLGADYVGIARVEADAIVEGLGVRADGSVLREGHRLALGTGIVGRVVESGEPLLVPDVTRFSGYVPIMDGVRSEVTVPLSLGGKVIGAIDAESRTPDRFGPQDLALLLGVAAPVAQAIRVASLLGEMHKRQRHLQILAMLGREAGAITDLPELMRRTVTVLRQESGYAFAAIGTVDDDGTHTILEAISSELEVLLQAGHRQRVGEGVVGEVVARGASLLVPDVRARVNVVQTHPDLRCELCCPLIVEDRVVGYLDVETREVGGLDAEDQTFLETVAEQLARAVEAAKQRARIERMREDMAAMLVHDLRSPLSVVRTSLSLLQSDLASLPPDALSEEQRQDMAGYVPEAVSSCEEMLVLIDGLLQLHRLESGALTPKLARIDLAALAEQVCSQMEVIGSVRDVAILLDAPSPAECALDAGLLTRVAQNLLVNGIKFSPEHSMLTVRVRLVERDPRLEDGATVRLSVEDRGPGIRPADRERIFDRFSAIEAKGSPGVPSTGLGLAFCRAAVEAHGGRIWVESELGRGSTFCVAIPRKGR, from the coding sequence ATTCCCCTGAGCAGCCTGCCCCCGACGCACTCTCGCCCGCCCCCCTCGGAGGCGGAGCTCGAGCTGGTCGACGCCATCCACGAGATCGGTCTGCTCGCGCAGGGCTCGGTCGACCTCGACGACGTCTTCGCCGCCCTCTGCCTGCGCATCCTGAAGCACCTCGGCGCGGACTACGTCGGCATCGCGCGCGTGGAAGCGGACGCCATCGTGGAGGGGCTGGGCGTGCGCGCGGACGGCTCGGTGCTGCGCGAAGGGCATCGCCTCGCGCTCGGCACGGGGATCGTGGGGCGCGTGGTCGAGAGCGGCGAGCCGCTGCTCGTGCCGGACGTCACCCGCTTCTCCGGCTACGTGCCGATCATGGACGGGGTCCGGAGCGAGGTGACCGTGCCGCTCAGCCTGGGCGGCAAGGTGATCGGGGCCATCGACGCGGAGAGCCGAACGCCGGACCGGTTCGGTCCGCAGGACCTCGCGCTCCTGCTCGGCGTCGCCGCGCCCGTCGCCCAGGCGATCCGCGTCGCGAGCCTCCTCGGTGAGATGCACAAGCGACAGCGGCACCTCCAGATCCTCGCCATGCTCGGGCGCGAAGCCGGCGCCATCACCGACCTCCCGGAGCTGATGCGGCGCACGGTCACGGTGTTGCGGCAGGAGAGCGGCTACGCGTTCGCGGCCATCGGCACCGTCGACGACGACGGCACGCACACCATCCTCGAGGCGATCAGCAGCGAGCTGGAGGTGCTCCTGCAGGCCGGCCATCGCCAGCGGGTCGGCGAGGGCGTGGTCGGCGAGGTCGTCGCGCGAGGAGCGAGTCTGCTCGTGCCCGACGTGCGCGCCCGGGTGAACGTCGTGCAGACGCACCCCGACCTCCGCTGCGAGCTCTGCTGTCCGCTCATCGTCGAAGATCGCGTGGTCGGCTACCTCGACGTGGAGACGCGAGAGGTCGGCGGCCTCGACGCGGAGGACCAGACCTTCCTCGAGACCGTCGCCGAGCAGCTCGCCCGCGCCGTGGAGGCGGCCAAGCAGCGCGCGCGCATCGAGCGCATGCGCGAGGACATGGCCGCGATGCTGGTGCACGATCTGCGAAGCCCGCTCAGCGTCGTGCGCACGTCGCTGTCGCTGCTCCAGAGCGATCTGGCCTCCCTCCCGCCCGACGCGCTGAGCGAGGAGCAGCGTCAGGACATGGCCGGCTACGTGCCCGAGGCCGTCTCGTCGTGCGAGGAGATGCTCGTCCTGATCGACGGCCTGCTCCAGCTGCACCGCCTGGAGAGCGGCGCGCTCACGCCGAAGCTGGCGCGGATCGACCTCGCGGCGCTCGCCGAGCAGGTGTGCAGCCAGATGGAGGTCATCGGATCGGTGCGCGACGTGGCCATCCTGCTCGACGCGCCCTCGCCCGCGGAGTGCGCGCTCGACGCCGGGCTGCTCACCCGGGTCGCCCAGAACCTCCTGGTCAACGGCATCAAGTTCAGCCCGGAGCATTCCATGCTCACCGTGCGCGTCAGGCTCGTCGAGCGGGATCCGCGCCTCGAGGATGGGGCGACGGTGCGCCTGAGCGTGGAAGATCGCGGGCCCGGCATCCGGCCCGCGGACCGCGAGCGCATCTTCGACCGCTTCTCGGCCATCGAGGCCAAGGGGAGCCCGGGCGTCCCTTCCACGGGGCTCGGCCTGGCGTTCTGCCGCGCGGCGGTCGAAGCGCACGGCGGTCGAATCTGGGTGGAGAGCGAGCTCGGCCGGGGGAGCACGTTCTGTGTGGCGATCCCTCGAAAAGGCCGCTGA
- a CDS encoding OsmC family protein: MKVTLQKVGAAAFDAESQSGGTLTLDGSPEIGGEGRGMRPMELLLTSLAGCAAMDVVHILRKQREPLEDLRIEAEGDRKDATPAPFTRVHLRFVATGAVNPGKLERAVRLAVEKYCSVGSSLDPAIEVTHEAILEP; the protein is encoded by the coding sequence GTGAAGGTGACCCTGCAGAAGGTCGGCGCGGCCGCGTTCGACGCCGAGTCGCAGTCCGGCGGCACCCTCACCCTGGACGGCTCGCCGGAGATCGGCGGCGAGGGCCGCGGGATGCGGCCGATGGAGCTGCTCCTGACCTCCCTCGCCGGGTGCGCGGCGATGGACGTGGTGCACATCCTCCGCAAGCAGCGAGAGCCGCTCGAGGATCTGCGCATCGAGGCCGAGGGCGACCGAAAGGACGCGACGCCCGCCCCGTTCACGCGGGTGCACCTCCGCTTCGTTGCGACCGGCGCGGTCAACCCCGGGAAACTCGAGCGCGCCGTGCGGCTCGCGGTGGAGAAGTACTGTAGCGTGGGGAGTAGCCTCGATCCGGCGATCGAGGTGACGCACGAGGCCATCCTGGAGCCGTAG
- the cysM gene encoding cysteine synthase CysM, with translation MFLIELIGDTPLLELATSASKPRVRLFGKVEGNNPGGSVKDRPARSMIERAEARGDLKPGVRLVEPTSGNTGIALAMIAAAKGYDLELVMPETATAERVRSMRAYGATVTLTPGDDGMEGAIDYARAKVAGGGYLMLDQFSNPDNWRAHYETTGPEIWAETEHEVTHFVSAMGTTGTIMGVSRYLKEQNPHVQIVGCQPTDGSSIPGIRRWPKEYLPKIFEPERVDRIIDVDQQIAEQTARALASEEGVFVGASAAGAVWAARQVCAELDQGVVVCVLCDRGDRYLSSPLFDAEGSA, from the coding sequence ATGTTTTTGATCGAACTGATCGGGGATACCCCGCTCCTAGAGCTGGCCACTTCGGCCAGCAAGCCCCGCGTGCGCCTCTTCGGCAAGGTCGAAGGCAACAACCCGGGCGGCTCGGTGAAGGACCGCCCCGCGCGCTCCATGATCGAGCGCGCCGAGGCGCGGGGAGATCTGAAGCCTGGCGTGCGCCTCGTCGAGCCGACGAGCGGAAACACCGGCATCGCCCTCGCCATGATCGCCGCCGCCAAGGGCTACGACCTCGAGCTCGTCATGCCCGAGACCGCGACCGCGGAGCGCGTGCGGAGCATGCGCGCATACGGCGCCACGGTGACGCTGACCCCGGGCGACGACGGCATGGAGGGCGCCATCGACTACGCGCGCGCCAAGGTCGCGGGCGGCGGCTACCTGATGCTCGACCAGTTCAGCAACCCCGACAACTGGCGCGCTCACTACGAGACGACCGGGCCGGAGATCTGGGCCGAGACCGAGCACGAGGTCACCCACTTCGTCAGCGCGATGGGCACCACGGGCACCATCATGGGCGTCTCGCGCTACCTCAAGGAGCAGAACCCCCACGTCCAGATCGTCGGCTGTCAGCCGACCGACGGATCGTCCATCCCCGGGATCCGCCGCTGGCCGAAGGAGTACCTGCCGAAGATCTTCGAGCCCGAGCGGGTCGACCGGATCATCGACGTCGACCAGCAGATCGCCGAGCAGACCGCGCGCGCGCTGGCGTCCGAAGAGGGCGTGTTCGTGGGCGCGAGCGCGGCGGGCGCGGTGTGGGCTGCGCGGCAGGTGTGCGCGGAGCTCGACCAGGGCGTGGTGGTCTGCGTGCTCTGCGACCGGGGCGACCGCTACCTCTCCTCGCCGCTCTTCGACGCGGAGGGCTCCGCGTGA
- a CDS encoding serine acetyltransferase — protein sequence MRREPKRYEDLEAAIDGVVESYGHGREIDNLESAALPNKRAVVEAFHCLEHVLFMGFYATRALNETNLRHGIAEHMYRAHAILVEQIERALTYDQWMGRTDRVLPAGSGEEVVLKLFRAIPELRRKLNLDMVAAYDGDPAAHNIEEIVFSYPSLTAITAYRIAHELCNAGVPMIPRIITEHAHSKTGIDIHPSAKIGESFFIDHGTGVVVGETSVLGDHVKLYQGVTLGALSVPHREGEVKKRHPTLEDRVTIYSGATILGGDTVIGEGSVVGGNVWLTKSVPAGSKVFGRPKGESSAPAAPGSARRE from the coding sequence ATGCGACGAGAGCCCAAGCGCTACGAAGACCTCGAGGCCGCCATCGACGGCGTGGTCGAGAGCTACGGCCACGGCCGGGAGATCGACAACCTCGAGAGCGCGGCGCTCCCGAACAAGCGCGCGGTCGTCGAGGCGTTCCACTGCCTCGAGCACGTGCTCTTCATGGGGTTCTACGCCACGCGCGCGCTCAACGAGACCAACCTGCGGCACGGCATCGCCGAGCACATGTACCGGGCCCACGCGATCCTGGTCGAGCAGATCGAGCGCGCGCTCACCTACGACCAGTGGATGGGCCGGACCGACCGCGTCCTCCCCGCCGGCAGCGGCGAAGAGGTCGTGCTGAAGCTCTTCCGCGCCATCCCCGAGCTGCGCCGCAAGCTCAACCTCGACATGGTCGCGGCCTACGACGGCGATCCCGCGGCGCACAACATCGAGGAGATCGTCTTCAGCTACCCATCGCTGACGGCGATCACCGCCTACCGGATCGCGCACGAGCTCTGCAACGCGGGGGTGCCCATGATCCCGCGCATCATCACCGAGCACGCGCACAGCAAGACCGGCATCGACATCCACCCCAGCGCGAAGATCGGGGAGAGCTTCTTCATCGACCACGGCACCGGCGTGGTGGTCGGCGAGACCAGCGTGCTCGGCGACCACGTGAAGCTCTACCAGGGCGTCACGCTCGGCGCGCTCAGCGTCCCGCACCGCGAGGGGGAGGTGAAGAAGCGCCACCCCACGCTCGAAGACCGAGTGACCATCTACAGCGGCGCGACGATCCTCGGCGGTGACACGGTCATCGGTGAGGGCTCCGTGGTCGGCGGCAACGTCTGGCTCACCAAGAGCGTGCCCGCTGGCTCCAAGGTCTTCGGCCGCCCCAAGGGCGAGAGCAGCGCTCCCGCCGCCCCCGGCAGCGCCCGGCGAGAGTAG
- a CDS encoding SUMF1/EgtB/PvdO family nonheme iron enzyme, with protein MSDDRDDLPTDPEPGRSGEPIIPGTFLPNDPIQRRYRDLGPIGQGGMGEVRRVLDRHLDRVLAMKILSSQLLYDESSVRRFQNEARITAGLQHPGIVAVHDHGDLIDGRLWMTMREVRGRTMSDVIHELHQSVRGEAWPEGETGPTLFRVIDTFRRLCDGVAYAHSRGVVHRDLKPANLMVGEFGEVQVMDWGLAKRFGEGEVKGESLPPLDPTMTQAGDVIGTPAYMSPEQARGDLELVGPPSDVWSLGAVMRKILTNKPPVEGTSPIVIAQIILGQVKPIRETLEPWTPALPEELVAIAERAMAPKIEDRYADAGALADDLGAWLEGARRRKSALAIVESASQREPEIHRLRDEAAELRERAIASLRALPPAAPAEAKYEGWELEDQAADRERSASLLEVEWLQQLRGALEAAPDLPEAHQRLADHYKDRLLDAEARRDPDEAARSEALLRSHDRGRHAKFLAGNGAVTLITDPPGAKVTAYRYVEERRRLVPKKHAVLGVTPIREAALPHGSYLLVAELEGYAPVRYPVLIERAAHWDGVPPGESEPEPIRVLTANEIGEGFVYVPAGWFISGGDPHAPDSLPRRRLWADAFVMGVHPVTNGEYLAYLNDLIANDQRALAMARAPRSSQGGEEDSHDAIPYGRSRDGSLTLPPRSEWSASYPVAMIDWHAAVAYAEWSGRDHRLETRLPDELEWEKAARGVDARACAFGHHVEPTWAGVMAKGQRGPGRASIDAHPIDESPFGVRGMTGNVRDWCGNAWSVNGPPTEGHRIRPNAVAPQETAAGRGGAWHSVPELARAATRFGAGPDGRYSVVGFRLARSVPGRLLK; from the coding sequence GTGTCGGACGACCGCGACGATCTGCCCACCGATCCGGAGCCCGGGCGCTCGGGCGAGCCGATCATCCCGGGCACGTTTCTGCCCAACGACCCGATCCAGCGGCGCTACCGCGACCTCGGCCCGATCGGCCAGGGCGGCATGGGCGAGGTGCGTCGCGTCCTCGACCGGCACCTCGACCGTGTGCTCGCGATGAAGATCTTGAGCAGCCAGCTCCTCTACGACGAGAGCTCGGTGCGCCGGTTCCAGAACGAGGCGCGCATCACCGCCGGCCTCCAGCACCCGGGCATCGTCGCGGTGCACGACCACGGCGACCTGATCGACGGTCGGCTCTGGATGACCATGCGCGAGGTGCGCGGCCGCACCATGAGCGACGTCATCCACGAGCTGCACCAGTCCGTGCGCGGCGAGGCCTGGCCGGAGGGTGAGACCGGCCCGACCCTCTTCCGCGTCATCGACACCTTCCGCCGCCTCTGCGACGGCGTCGCCTACGCCCACAGCCGCGGCGTCGTGCACCGCGACCTCAAGCCCGCCAACCTCATGGTCGGCGAGTTCGGCGAGGTGCAGGTGATGGACTGGGGCCTCGCCAAGCGCTTCGGCGAAGGCGAGGTCAAGGGCGAGAGCCTGCCTCCGCTCGACCCGACGATGACGCAGGCGGGCGACGTGATCGGGACCCCGGCCTACATGTCCCCGGAGCAGGCCCGGGGCGATCTCGAGCTGGTCGGTCCCCCGAGCGACGTCTGGTCGCTCGGCGCGGTGATGCGGAAGATCCTCACGAACAAGCCACCGGTCGAGGGCACGAGCCCGATCGTGATCGCGCAGATCATCCTCGGGCAGGTCAAGCCCATCCGCGAGACCCTCGAGCCCTGGACACCGGCGCTGCCCGAGGAGCTGGTGGCGATCGCGGAGCGCGCGATGGCCCCGAAGATCGAGGACCGCTACGCCGACGCGGGCGCGCTCGCGGACGACCTGGGGGCCTGGCTCGAGGGCGCCCGCCGGCGCAAGAGCGCGCTCGCCATCGTGGAGAGCGCGAGTCAGCGCGAGCCGGAGATCCACCGCCTCCGCGACGAGGCCGCGGAGCTGCGGGAGCGGGCCATCGCGTCGCTCCGCGCCCTGCCCCCCGCCGCGCCCGCGGAGGCGAAGTACGAGGGCTGGGAGCTCGAGGACCAGGCGGCCGACCGGGAGCGCTCCGCGTCGCTCCTCGAGGTGGAGTGGCTGCAACAGCTCCGCGGCGCGCTCGAGGCGGCCCCGGACCTGCCCGAGGCCCACCAGCGCCTCGCCGATCACTACAAGGACCGACTCCTCGACGCCGAGGCCCGGCGCGACCCCGACGAGGCCGCGCGGAGCGAGGCCCTGCTGCGGTCTCACGATCGAGGAAGGCACGCCAAGTTCCTGGCCGGCAACGGCGCCGTCACCCTGATCACCGACCCGCCCGGCGCGAAGGTCACCGCCTACCGCTACGTCGAGGAGCGGCGCCGCCTCGTGCCGAAGAAGCACGCCGTGCTCGGCGTCACCCCCATCCGCGAGGCCGCGCTCCCCCACGGCAGCTACCTGCTCGTCGCCGAGCTCGAGGGCTACGCCCCCGTGCGTTACCCCGTGCTCATCGAGCGCGCGGCGCACTGGGACGGCGTCCCGCCGGGAGAGAGCGAGCCCGAGCCCATCCGCGTCCTCACCGCGAACGAGATCGGCGAGGGCTTCGTCTACGTCCCCGCCGGCTGGTTCATCAGCGGCGGCGACCCGCACGCCCCGGACAGCTTGCCCCGACGTCGGCTCTGGGCGGACGCCTTCGTGATGGGCGTTCATCCGGTCACGAACGGGGAGTATCTCGCCTATCTCAACGACCTGATCGCCAACGATCAGCGTGCCCTCGCCATGGCGCGAGCGCCTCGGAGCTCGCAGGGCGGCGAGGAAGACAGCCATGACGCGATCCCGTACGGTCGCTCACGGGACGGCAGCCTCACGCTTCCTCCGCGCTCCGAATGGAGCGCCTCCTACCCCGTCGCCATGATCGACTGGCACGCCGCGGTCGCGTACGCCGAATGGTCCGGGAGGGATCACCGGCTCGAGACGAGGCTCCCCGACGAGCTCGAGTGGGAGAAGGCCGCCCGAGGGGTCGACGCCCGCGCCTGCGCCTTCGGCCATCACGTGGAGCCGACCTGGGCCGGGGTGATGGCGAAGGGACAGCGCGGGCCCGGGCGCGCGAGCATCGACGCGCACCCCATCGACGAGAGCCCGTTCGGGGTCCGAGGCATGACGGGGAACGTACGCGACTGGTGTGGGAACGCCTGGTCGGTGAACGGCCCACCGACCGAGGGACATCGAATCCGCCCCAACGCGGTGGCTCCGCAGGAGACCGCAGCCGGTCGGGGAGGTGCCTGGCACTCCGTGCCCGAGCTCGCGCGCGCCGCAACACGCTTCGGCGCCGGCCCCGACGGCCGCTACTCGGTCGTCGGTTTCCGGCTGGCCCGAAGCGTGCCCGGGCGTCTCCTCAAGTGA
- a CDS encoding RNA-binding protein has translation MSNKLFVGGLSWDTGDQSLQQAFESFGPVTEAKVITDRDTGRSRGFGFVTFQEGRDAATARQEMDGAELDGRTIRVDEANDRGRGGGGGGGGGGGRRGGGGGGGGGRW, from the coding sequence ATGAGCAACAAGCTTTTCGTGGGCGGCCTGAGCTGGGACACCGGTGACCAATCCCTCCAGCAGGCGTTCGAGTCCTTCGGCCCGGTCACCGAGGCCAAGGTCATCACCGACCGGGACACCGGCCGCTCGCGCGGCTTCGGTTTCGTGACCTTCCAGGAGGGCCGCGACGCAGCGACCGCCCGCCAGGAGATGGACGGCGCCGAGCTCGATGGCCGCACCATTCGCGTGGATGAGGCCAACGACCGTGGTCGCGGCGGCGGCGGCGGCGGCGGTGGCGGCGGTGGCCGTCGCGGCGGCGGCGGCGGTGGCGGCGGCGGGCGCTGGTAG
- a CDS encoding enoyl-[acyl-carrier-protein] reductase gives MSLGIDLQGKRAFVAGVADDGGFGFAIAKALAEAGASVCVGTWPPAMNIFETLIRRGKMDASLTLSSGEKMAFEKVLPLDAEYDTLDAVPAEVRESRRYRDRGDFTIAGAAAALEEAFGPGCLDIVVHSLANGPEVKNPLLETSRHGYLAAMSASAYSFISTVNHFGPLMRDGGNFLCLSYLAAQRVVPGYGGGMSSAKAALESDTRVLAYEAGRKWGHRVNAISAGPYASRAASAIGLIQKMIAHYEVNAARPRPLAAEEVGHAAAFLCSPLANGITGTVLHVDHGYHAMAVPATLLDSDETE, from the coding sequence ATGTCTCTCGGAATCGACCTACAGGGTAAGCGCGCGTTCGTGGCCGGCGTGGCCGACGACGGAGGGTTCGGGTTCGCGATCGCCAAGGCGCTCGCCGAGGCGGGCGCCAGCGTCTGCGTCGGGACCTGGCCGCCGGCGATGAACATCTTCGAGACGCTGATCCGGCGCGGCAAGATGGACGCGTCCCTCACGCTCTCGAGCGGCGAGAAGATGGCGTTCGAGAAGGTGCTGCCGCTCGACGCGGAGTACGACACGCTCGACGCCGTGCCCGCCGAGGTGCGGGAGAGCCGCCGCTACCGGGATCGAGGCGACTTCACCATCGCCGGCGCCGCGGCCGCGCTCGAGGAGGCCTTCGGGCCGGGGTGCCTCGACATCGTCGTGCACAGCCTCGCCAACGGACCCGAGGTGAAGAACCCGCTGCTCGAGACGAGCCGCCACGGCTACCTCGCGGCCATGAGCGCGAGCGCCTACTCCTTCATCTCCACCGTCAATCACTTCGGCCCGCTGATGCGGGACGGCGGCAACTTCCTCTGCCTCAGCTACCTCGCGGCCCAGCGCGTCGTGCCCGGCTACGGCGGCGGCATGAGCTCCGCGAAGGCGGCGCTCGAGTCCGACACCCGCGTCCTCGCGTACGAGGCGGGCCGCAAGTGGGGCCACCGCGTCAACGCCATCAGCGCCGGGCCCTACGCGTCGCGCGCCGCGAGCGCGATCGGCCTCATCCAGAAGATGATCGCGCACTACGAGGTCAACGCCGCGCGCCCGCGCCCGCTCGCCGCGGAGGAGGTCGGCCACGCGGCCGCGTTCCTGTGCAGCCCGCTCGCCAACGGCATCACCGGCACCGTCCTGCACGTCGACCACGGCTACCACGCGATGGCCGTGCCCGCGACGCTGCTCGATTCAGACGAGACGGAATAG